One genomic region from Pseudomonas sp. R5-89-07 encodes:
- a CDS encoding arylamine N-acetyltransferase → MTSLTHSRVYLQRLGYDSPPPPTLQTLRDLQLRHVCTFAFESLSTLLRVPVPIDLPSVEQKVLLDGRGGYCYELNQMFLALLLELGFDARGITGWVVMGGPPQARTARTHRLSLVTLDGVRYISDVGFGGMVPSSPLLLDSGTPQPTAHEPYRLTLDDGHYTLWAKVAEAWRGLYVFDLQLQTDIDYEVGNWYVSTHPHSPFVGQLKAALLAPGKRHTLANAHYATHYLDRPSEKRTIESADQMLALLRDTFAIRLPDHPQLHAALEGLILAQSQDY, encoded by the coding sequence ATGACCTCGCTCACCCATAGCCGCGTGTACCTGCAACGCCTGGGCTACGATTCGCCGCCGCCGCCCACCCTGCAGACTTTGCGCGACCTGCAACTGCGCCATGTGTGCACCTTCGCCTTTGAAAGCCTGTCGACCCTGTTGCGGGTGCCGGTACCGATCGACCTGCCCAGCGTTGAGCAAAAAGTACTGCTCGATGGGCGGGGAGGTTACTGCTATGAATTGAACCAGATGTTCCTGGCGCTGTTGCTGGAACTGGGGTTTGACGCCCGCGGTATCACCGGATGGGTGGTGATGGGCGGCCCACCGCAAGCGCGCACTGCGCGCACCCACCGCCTTAGCCTGGTGACCCTGGATGGCGTGCGTTACATCAGCGATGTTGGCTTTGGCGGCATGGTGCCCAGCAGCCCATTGCTGCTGGACAGCGGCACTCCCCAGCCCACCGCCCATGAACCCTACCGGCTGACATTGGATGATGGTCACTACACGCTATGGGCCAAAGTCGCCGAAGCGTGGCGCGGCCTGTACGTGTTTGACCTGCAACTGCAAACCGACATCGATTATGAGGTCGGTAACTGGTACGTCTCCACGCACCCTCATTCACCTTTCGTGGGGCAACTGAAAGCGGCGCTGTTGGCCCCGGGTAAGCGCCATACCTTGGCCAACGCCCACTATGCGACCCATTACCTGGATCGGCCCAGCGAAAAGCGCACTATCGAAAGCGCCGACCAAATGTTGGCGCTGCTGCGCGACACGTTTGCCATTCGCCTACCGGATCATCCGCAGTTGCACGCGGCACTTGAAGGCCTGATCCTGGCCCAAAGCCAAGACTATTGA
- a CDS encoding DUF6555 family protein encodes MSTAKIYTIHYQLHGKPKSFVVRAEVMNSTEAWHWAAVDADIAHVSRIGRVGHEQVKKTTRPWAEKFGITDVSWNPPK; translated from the coding sequence ATGAGTACCGCTAAAATCTACACCATCCATTATCAGCTGCACGGTAAACCCAAGTCTTTCGTGGTGCGCGCCGAGGTGATGAACAGTACCGAGGCCTGGCACTGGGCGGCAGTCGATGCCGATATTGCGCATGTCAGCCGCATTGGCCGCGTGGGGCACGAGCAGGTGAAAAAAACCACCCGGCCCTGGGCGGAAAAGTTCGGCATCACCGATGTCAGCTGGAACCCTCCAAAATAA
- the nuoM gene encoding NADH-quinone oxidoreductase subunit M, producing MILPWLILIPFIGGLLCWMGERFGATLPRWIALLTMSLELALGLWLWAHGDYSFAPAPGVDPTFALEFKHVWIQRFGINVHLALDGLSLLMILLTGLLGILSVLCSWKEIQRHVGFFHLNLMWILGGVVGVFLALDLFMFFFFWEMMLVPMYFLIALWGHSSSDGKKTRIYAATKFFIFTQASGLIMLVAILGLVLVNFNNTGVITFNYADLLKTKMSLTTEYILMLGFFIAFAVKLPVVPFHSWLPDAHAQAPTAGSVDLAGILLKTAAYGLLRFALPLFPNASAEFAPIAMTLGLIGIFYGAFLAFAQTDIKRLIAFSSVSHMGFVLIGIYSGSQLALQGAVIQMLAHGVSAAALFILSGQLYERLHTRDMREMGGVWSRIAYLPAISLFFAAASLGLPGTGNFIGEFLILMGAFVQTPWISAIATSGLVFGSVYSLIMIHRAYFGPAKSDTVLQGMDARELIMVLGLAVLLIYIGVYPQPFLDTSAATMHGVQQWFGTAFSQLASAR from the coding sequence ATGATTCTGCCCTGGCTAATCCTGATCCCCTTTATCGGCGGCCTGCTCTGCTGGATGGGTGAACGCTTCGGCGCCACCCTCCCCCGCTGGATTGCGTTGCTGACCATGTCCCTGGAACTCGCGCTCGGCCTCTGGCTGTGGGCCCATGGCGACTATTCATTCGCTCCGGCTCCGGGTGTCGATCCAACCTTCGCGCTTGAATTCAAGCACGTGTGGATCCAGCGCTTCGGCATCAACGTGCACCTGGCCCTCGACGGCCTGTCGCTGTTGATGATCCTGCTGACCGGCCTGCTGGGTATCCTCTCGGTACTCTGCTCCTGGAAAGAGATCCAGCGTCACGTGGGCTTCTTCCACCTGAACCTGATGTGGATTTTGGGCGGCGTGGTCGGCGTGTTCCTTGCGCTGGACCTGTTCATGTTCTTCTTCTTCTGGGAAATGATGCTGGTGCCGATGTACTTCCTCATCGCGCTCTGGGGTCACAGTTCTTCGGACGGCAAGAAAACCCGGATCTACGCGGCGACCAAGTTCTTCATCTTCACCCAGGCTTCCGGCCTGATCATGTTGGTGGCGATCCTGGGTCTGGTCCTGGTCAATTTCAACAACACCGGCGTGATTACCTTCAACTACGCCGACCTGTTGAAAACCAAGATGTCCCTGACCACCGAGTACATCCTGATGCTGGGCTTCTTCATCGCCTTCGCGGTGAAGCTGCCGGTGGTGCCGTTCCACTCCTGGTTGCCGGATGCCCACGCCCAGGCGCCAACCGCCGGTTCCGTTGACCTGGCCGGTATCCTGCTGAAAACCGCTGCCTACGGCCTGCTGCGTTTCGCCCTGCCGCTGTTCCCGAATGCCTCGGCCGAGTTCGCGCCGATTGCGATGACCCTGGGTCTGATCGGGATCTTCTACGGTGCGTTCCTGGCCTTCGCGCAAACCGACATCAAGCGTCTGATTGCCTTCTCGTCCGTTTCCCACATGGGTTTCGTACTGATCGGCATCTATTCCGGCAGCCAGCTGGCGTTGCAGGGCGCAGTGATCCAGATGTTGGCCCACGGTGTCTCGGCCGCTGCACTGTTTATCCTGAGTGGCCAGCTGTATGAGCGCCTGCACACCCGTGACATGCGTGAAATGGGTGGCGTGTGGTCGCGCATCGCCTACCTGCCGGCAATCAGCCTGTTCTTTGCCGCCGCCTCCCTGGGCTTGCCGGGTACCGGTAACTTCATCGGCGAGTTCCTGATCCTGATGGGTGCCTTCGTGCAGACGCCGTGGATCAGTGCCATTGCCACCTCCGGCCTGGTCTTCGGTTCGGTCTACTCGCTGATCATGATCCACCGCGCCTACTTCGGCCCGGCCAAGTCCGACACCGTCCTGCAAGGGATGGATGCGCGCGAACTGATCATGGTGCTCGGCCTGGCGGTACTGCTGATCTACATCGGCGTATACCCGCAGCCGTTCCTGGACACTTCTGCCGCCACGATGCATGGCGTGCAGCAATGGTTCGGCACCGCCTTCTCTCAACTCGCTTCGGCCCGGTAA
- a CDS encoding toxin gives MDALFIELPAFERHRRDYLSDELFQGFQQELMKNPEAGDVIEGTGGLRKVRFVDERRNKGKRGGLRVIYYWWSGGTQFWLFTLYGKHEQSDLTPQHKKALKHMLDREIKARAHNET, from the coding sequence ATGGATGCTCTATTTATCGAACTGCCGGCATTCGAACGGCATCGCAGGGACTATCTGAGTGACGAGCTTTTCCAGGGCTTTCAACAGGAACTGATGAAAAACCCGGAAGCGGGAGACGTGATCGAAGGAACGGGAGGGTTACGCAAGGTTCGCTTCGTCGATGAGCGACGAAACAAAGGCAAGCGCGGTGGCCTGCGGGTCATTTACTACTGGTGGTCGGGCGGCACGCAATTCTGGTTATTCACCTTGTATGGCAAACACGAACAAAGCGACCTGACACCCCAACACAAGAAAGCCCTTAAACACATGCTGGACAGGGAAATCAAAGCGAGAGCACACAATGAAACGTGA
- the nuoK gene encoding NADH-quinone oxidoreductase subunit NuoK, giving the protein MPAIPLEHGLAVAGILFCLGLVGLMVRRNILFVLMSLEIMMNAAALAFIVAGSRWGQPDGQVMFILVISLAAAEASIGLAILLQLYRRFHTLDIDAASEMRG; this is encoded by the coding sequence ATGCCTGCTATCCCTTTGGAGCATGGTCTGGCGGTCGCCGGCATCCTGTTCTGCCTTGGCCTGGTCGGCCTGATGGTTCGCCGTAACATTCTGTTCGTGTTGATGAGCCTGGAAATCATGATGAACGCCGCGGCACTGGCGTTCATCGTGGCGGGTAGCCGTTGGGGCCAGCCGGATGGACAAGTCATGTTCATCCTGGTGATCAGCCTGGCAGCCGCCGAGGCCAGTATCGGCCTGGCGATCCTGCTGCAACTGTATCGTCGCTTCCACACGCTTGATATCGACGCTGCCAGTGAGATGCGCGGATGA
- a CDS encoding DUF3087 family protein, translating to MFELKPCDPALYRQQTRRSTLIIAVVFLALAMLLSSLAVMLFGESGGDNFRFNVGGVFAGVLITVALVRGPFWTQPWLAAAVYGWQLKRSLMSVTNVMHKVSERVQANDPTAIKVLRFYHLGLTQMHALDANSSAQAQLAGEIEAHTAKMQALGIDTEQTRLDPLWLESVKGA from the coding sequence ATGTTCGAGCTCAAACCCTGTGACCCCGCGCTATACCGGCAACAGACCCGCCGCAGCACGCTGATCATCGCCGTGGTGTTCCTGGCGCTGGCCATGTTGCTGTCGAGCCTGGCGGTAATGCTGTTCGGTGAATCGGGCGGCGATAACTTTCGCTTCAATGTCGGCGGGGTGTTTGCCGGGGTGTTGATCACTGTCGCCCTGGTACGTGGCCCCTTCTGGACTCAGCCGTGGCTGGCAGCAGCGGTATACGGCTGGCAGCTCAAGCGCAGCCTGATGAGCGTGACCAATGTGATGCACAAGGTCAGCGAACGGGTACAGGCCAATGATCCCACTGCTATCAAAGTGCTGCGCTTCTACCATCTGGGGCTGACGCAGATGCACGCCCTAGACGCCAACTCCAGCGCACAGGCGCAATTGGCCGGTGAAATCGAAGCGCACACCGCGAAAATGCAGGCGTTGGGGATCGATACGGAACAAACCCGCCTCGACCCCCTCTGGTTGGAAAGCGTTAAAGGCGCTTGA
- the nuoN gene encoding NADH-quinone oxidoreductase subunit NuoN, giving the protein MEFTIQHFIALAPLLITSLTIVVVMLAIAWRRNHSQTFLLSCAGLNLALLSIIPALKVAPLAVTPLMMVDDFALLYIALILVATLACVTLAHAYLGEGGTGYPGNKEELYLLILLAAAGGIVLVSAQHLAGLFIGLELLSIPTYGLVAYAFFNKRSLEAGIKYMVLSAAGSAFLLFGMALLYAEAGSLSFTGIGHALAATNSPAPIAQLGLAMMLIGLAFKLSLVPFHLWTPDVYEGAPAPVAAFLATASKVAVFAVMVRLFQISPAANTGVLSNVLTVIAIASILFGNLLALTQNNLKRLLGYSSIAHFGYLLIALVASKGLAVEAIGVYLVTYVITSLGAFGVITLMSSPYKGRDADALYEYRGLFWRRPYLTAVLTVMMLSLAGIPLTAGFIGKFYIVATGVEAHQWWLVASLVLGSAIGVFYYLRVMVTLYLIEPNLRRVDAELHWEQKAGGVMLLAIALLAFFLGVYPQPLLTLVQHAVLGV; this is encoded by the coding sequence ATGGAATTCACGATCCAACACTTTATCGCGCTTGCGCCGCTGCTGATCACCAGCCTCACCATCGTGGTGGTGATGCTGGCGATCGCCTGGCGCCGCAATCATTCGCAAACGTTCCTGCTGTCCTGCGCCGGGTTGAACCTGGCCCTGCTGTCGATCATCCCGGCCCTCAAGGTCGCGCCATTGGCGGTCACGCCGCTGATGATGGTCGATGACTTCGCACTGCTGTACATCGCGCTGATCCTGGTCGCGACCCTGGCCTGCGTCACGCTCGCCCACGCCTACCTCGGCGAGGGCGGCACCGGCTACCCGGGCAACAAGGAAGAGCTGTACCTGCTGATCCTGCTGGCTGCGGCCGGCGGTATCGTGCTGGTCAGCGCACAGCACCTGGCGGGCCTGTTCATCGGCCTGGAACTGCTGTCGATCCCGACCTACGGTCTGGTGGCCTATGCCTTCTTCAACAAGCGCTCCCTGGAAGCCGGCATCAAGTACATGGTGCTGTCGGCAGCCGGCTCCGCGTTCCTGTTGTTCGGTATGGCCCTGCTCTACGCCGAAGCCGGCAGCCTGAGCTTCACCGGTATCGGTCACGCCCTGGCCGCTACCAACAGCCCTGCGCCAATCGCCCAACTGGGCCTGGCAATGATGCTGATCGGCCTGGCGTTCAAGCTCTCCCTGGTGCCGTTCCACCTGTGGACCCCGGACGTGTACGAAGGCGCCCCGGCGCCGGTGGCCGCGTTCCTGGCCACTGCATCGAAAGTGGCGGTGTTCGCGGTGATGGTGCGGTTGTTCCAGATCTCGCCGGCTGCCAACACCGGTGTGCTGAGCAACGTGCTGACCGTGATCGCCATCGCGTCGATCCTGTTCGGTAACCTGCTGGCCCTGACCCAGAACAACCTCAAGCGCCTGCTGGGTTATTCGTCCATCGCTCACTTCGGCTACCTGCTGATCGCCCTGGTGGCGAGCAAAGGCCTGGCCGTGGAAGCCATCGGCGTGTACCTGGTCACCTACGTGATCACCAGCCTCGGCGCGTTCGGGGTGATCACCCTGATGTCCTCGCCGTACAAAGGCCGTGACGCCGACGCCCTGTACGAATACCGCGGCCTGTTCTGGCGCCGTCCGTACCTGACCGCCGTACTCACTGTGATGATGCTGTCCCTGGCGGGTATCCCGCTGACGGCCGGCTTTATCGGCAAGTTCTACATCGTCGCCACCGGCGTCGAAGCCCACCAATGGTGGCTGGTCGCGTCCCTGGTACTGGGCAGCGCCATCGGCGTGTTCTACTACCTGCGCGTGATGGTCACCCTGTACCTGATCGAGCCAAACCTGCGCCGTGTGGATGCCGAGCTGCATTGGGAACAGAAGGCGGGCGGCGTAATGCTGCTGGCCATCGCCCTGCTCGCGTTCTTCCTGGGCGTGTACCCACAACCGTTGCTGACACTGGTGCAGCACGCGGTGCTGGGGGTTTGA
- a CDS encoding MFS transporter has protein sequence MPSLAHRTADVSSRRAALTLGFCLPSDVLLYLLLPMEADAFGVTLAQAGVLLAANRLVRIFGYRHVLKFYARNGDRLTCMIAAGAAALCALGNSVLSGFAALLGLRLVWGLCFAALNLSTQVLATSEPQGAARRAGRSRALIACGPMLALPLGGVLTLWAGPRPIFLVLAGCCLIGLWLARGLPATGHDLHGTPGRRFKWPDSVAMWSFIEGVALDGLFIFGLSIQAQTIMGGDAVLIAGGLMALRYLSELLLSPLGGRAAQRFGATSMLLLFSFLSALALTAFGSYWVIVGAAAVLVLRALQLPLVTTLVAERNPGSMRVSALASNAVWRDIGAGLGPLLAGLLLPIASAPWVFGMAGAAIAVSAVFCWRARVSP, from the coding sequence ATGCCCAGCCTGGCCCACCGCACCGCTGATGTATCTTCCCGCCGCGCCGCGCTGACCCTCGGCTTCTGCCTGCCCAGTGACGTCTTGCTCTACCTGCTGTTACCCATGGAAGCGGACGCGTTCGGCGTCACTCTGGCCCAGGCCGGGGTATTGTTGGCGGCGAACCGCCTGGTACGGATTTTCGGCTACCGGCATGTGTTGAAGTTCTACGCGCGCAACGGTGATCGCCTGACCTGCATGATCGCCGCAGGCGCCGCAGCCTTGTGTGCCTTGGGTAACTCGGTGTTGTCGGGGTTCGCCGCACTGCTGGGCTTGCGTCTGGTCTGGGGGCTGTGCTTCGCCGCGCTGAACCTGTCGACCCAGGTACTCGCCACTTCCGAGCCGCAAGGCGCGGCACGCCGGGCAGGGCGGTCGCGTGCGTTGATCGCCTGCGGGCCGATGCTCGCCTTGCCGCTGGGCGGCGTGCTGACCTTATGGGCGGGGCCGCGCCCGATTTTCCTGGTGCTCGCCGGGTGCTGTCTGATCGGGCTCTGGTTGGCTCGAGGCTTGCCGGCTACGGGTCATGACCTGCACGGCACGCCCGGGCGACGCTTCAAGTGGCCCGACAGCGTCGCGATGTGGTCGTTTATCGAAGGCGTGGCGCTGGACGGTTTGTTTATCTTTGGCCTGTCGATCCAGGCGCAAACAATCATGGGCGGCGATGCGGTGTTGATCGCCGGCGGCTTAATGGCCCTGCGCTATCTCTCGGAACTGCTGCTCAGCCCCTTGGGCGGGCGCGCAGCGCAGCGCTTTGGCGCCACCTCGATGTTGCTGCTGTTTTCGTTCCTGAGCGCCTTGGCACTGACAGCATTCGGCAGTTATTGGGTGATTGTCGGCGCGGCGGCGGTGTTGGTGTTGCGTGCGCTGCAATTGCCGCTGGTGACCACGTTGGTGGCCGAGCGTAATCCGGGCTCGATGCGGGTGTCCGCGCTGGCGTCCAACGCCGTGTGGCGAGACATCGGCGCGGGTCTGGGGCCATTGCTGGCGGGTTTGCTGCTGCCGATTGCGTCGGCGCCCTGGGTGTTTGGCATGGCGGGCGCGGCGATTGCCGTGAGTGCGGTGTTTTGCTGGCGGGCCAGAGTTTCGCCCTGA
- a CDS encoding DUF6021 family protein, with translation MSNPPNGPRSDEHASGKEELGFDPDSPDLADPQVDPIGPAIAPLDKQKQSEKKPPYDPLGDLKK, from the coding sequence ATGAGTAATCCCCCGAACGGCCCGCGTTCCGATGAACATGCCAGCGGTAAGGAAGAGTTGGGGTTCGACCCCGACTCGCCCGACCTGGCCGACCCGCAGGTCGACCCCATCGGACCGGCCATCGCACCGCTGGACAAGCAAAAGCAATCGGAAAAAAAGCCGCCCTACGATCCGCTGGGCGACTTGAAGAAGTGA
- a CDS encoding outer membrane beta-barrel protein, which translates to MSKLFGKFLKNTSLLALVAAPTVVFAAPSTDPISTFGILGSYNDFKLEGGSESDKDHMPEAGLFYNFGNKLTAESGFIYQAGIEAKYGEKSDNKLKEGQADLDLGWRAALDARNFVDVIVGGGYTWTRYEPDTNGYDLKLTNKSPFAKAALGYNHQFDDMTLRVEAGARHTIDGRAKLKVDGIGSDSVDLKDRTNPYAEVSLLMNQKGNMPVMAGLYYTRTEYKLDDDSYVADNTKLKRDEYGFKVGIAF; encoded by the coding sequence ATGTCCAAACTATTCGGAAAATTCCTCAAGAACACCTCATTGCTGGCCTTGGTGGCGGCGCCAACCGTGGTGTTTGCGGCACCGTCCACCGACCCGATCTCCACCTTCGGTATCCTGGGCAGCTATAACGACTTCAAACTCGAAGGCGGTAGCGAAAGCGACAAGGACCACATGCCCGAGGCGGGCCTGTTCTACAACTTCGGCAACAAGCTCACTGCCGAATCGGGCTTCATCTACCAGGCCGGTATCGAAGCCAAGTACGGTGAGAAAAGCGATAACAAGCTCAAGGAAGGCCAGGCCGACCTCGACCTCGGCTGGCGTGCCGCGCTGGATGCGCGCAACTTCGTCGACGTGATCGTCGGCGGCGGCTACACCTGGACCCGTTACGAGCCGGACACCAACGGCTACGATTTGAAGCTCACCAACAAGTCGCCATTCGCCAAGGCAGCCCTGGGCTATAACCACCAGTTCGATGACATGACCCTGCGCGTTGAAGCCGGCGCTCGCCACACCATTGATGGCCGTGCCAAGCTCAAGGTCGACGGCATCGGCAGTGACAGCGTGGACCTCAAGGACCGCACCAACCCATACGCCGAAGTGAGCCTGCTGATGAACCAGAAGGGCAACATGCCGGTGATGGCGGGCCTTTACTACACCCGTACCGAGTACAAGCTTGACGACGACTCCTATGTCGCAGACAACACCAAGCTCAAGCGTGACGAGTACGGCTTCAAGGTCGGTATCGCGTTCTAA
- the nuoL gene encoding NADH-quinone oxidoreductase subunit L, translated as MNMIFLTFVFPLIGFLLLSFSRGRWSENLSALIGVGSIGLSAIVAAYVIWQFNVAPPEGGHYTLVLWQWMSVEGFKPNFALYVDGLSITMLGVVVGVGFLIHLFASWYMRGEAGYSRFFSYTNLFIASMLFLVLGDNLLFLYFGWEGVGLCSYLLIGFYYSNRNNGNAALKAFIVTRIGDVFMAIGLFILFQQVGTLNIQELLVLAPQKFQVGDFWITLATLMLLGGAVGKSAQLPLQTWLADAMAGPTPVSALIHAATMVTAGVYLIARTHGLFTLAPDILHLVGIVGGVTLVLAGFAALVQTDIKRILAYSTMSQIGYMFLALGVGAWDAAIFHLMTHAFFKALLFLASGAVIVACHHEQNIFKMGGLWKKLPLAYASFIVGGAALAALPLVTAGFYSKDEILWEAFASGNQNLLYAGLVGAFMTSLYTFRLIFITFHGEAKTEAHAGHGISHWLPLSVLIILSTFIGALITPPLAGVLPQSVGHAGGEAKHSLEIASGAIAIAGILLAALLFLGKRRFVTAVANSGIGRFLSAWWFAAWGFDWIYDKLFVKPYLAISHVLRKDPLDQTIGLIPRAAKGGHTALSRSETGQLRWYAASMAAGAVLVIGAIVVVAV; from the coding sequence ATGAATATGATCTTTCTGACTTTCGTATTTCCCCTGATCGGTTTCCTGCTGCTGTCGTTCTCTCGCGGACGCTGGTCGGAAAACCTTTCGGCCCTGATCGGCGTGGGTTCCATTGGCCTGTCGGCCATCGTCGCCGCCTACGTCATCTGGCAATTCAACGTGGCGCCGCCGGAAGGCGGTCACTACACCCTGGTGCTGTGGCAGTGGATGTCGGTGGAAGGCTTCAAGCCCAACTTCGCCCTCTACGTCGACGGCCTGTCGATCACCATGCTCGGCGTGGTGGTGGGTGTAGGCTTCCTGATCCACTTGTTCGCCTCCTGGTACATGCGCGGTGAAGCCGGTTACTCGCGCTTCTTCTCGTACACCAACCTGTTTATCGCCAGCATGCTGTTCCTGGTGCTCGGCGATAACCTGTTGTTCCTGTACTTTGGCTGGGAAGGCGTGGGCCTGTGCTCGTACCTGTTGATCGGTTTCTACTACAGCAACCGCAACAACGGTAACGCGGCACTCAAGGCGTTCATCGTCACCCGTATCGGCGACGTGTTCATGGCCATCGGCCTGTTCATCCTGTTCCAACAGGTGGGCACGCTGAACATCCAGGAACTGCTGGTGCTGGCACCGCAGAAATTCCAGGTCGGCGACTTCTGGATCACCCTGGCGACCCTGATGCTGCTGGGCGGCGCTGTCGGTAAATCCGCGCAACTGCCGCTGCAAACCTGGCTGGCGGATGCAATGGCCGGTCCTACCCCGGTGTCGGCACTGATTCACGCGGCAACCATGGTGACCGCCGGTGTCTACCTGATCGCCCGTACCCACGGCCTGTTCACCCTGGCGCCGGATATCCTGCACCTGGTAGGCATCGTCGGCGGCGTGACCCTGGTACTGGCCGGCTTCGCCGCGCTGGTGCAGACCGACATCAAGCGTATCCTCGCCTACTCGACCATGAGCCAGATCGGCTACATGTTCCTGGCCCTGGGCGTTGGCGCCTGGGACGCGGCGATCTTCCACCTGATGACCCACGCCTTCTTCAAGGCCCTGCTGTTCCTGGCCTCCGGTGCGGTGATCGTGGCCTGCCACCACGAGCAGAACATCTTCAAGATGGGCGGCCTGTGGAAGAAACTGCCGTTGGCCTACGCCAGCTTCATCGTCGGTGGTGCCGCGCTCGCCGCGCTGCCGCTGGTGACCGCCGGTTTCTACTCCAAGGACGAAATCCTCTGGGAAGCCTTTGCCAGCGGTAACCAGAACCTGCTGTACGCAGGCCTGGTGGGTGCGTTCATGACCTCGCTGTACACCTTCCGCCTGATCTTCATCACCTTCCACGGTGAAGCCAAGACCGAAGCGCATGCTGGCCACGGTATCTCCCACTGGTTGCCACTGTCGGTGCTGATCATCCTGTCGACCTTCATCGGCGCCCTGATCACTCCGCCACTGGCCGGTGTACTGCCGCAAAGCGTCGGCCATGCCGGCGGCGAAGCCAAGCACAGCCTGGAAATCGCCTCGGGCGCCATCGCCATCGCCGGTATCCTGCTGGCGGCGCTGTTGTTCCTCGGCAAGCGTCGCTTCGTGACCGCCGTGGCCAACAGCGGTATCGGCCGCTTCCTGTCGGCCTGGTGGTTCGCCGCCTGGGGCTTCGACTGGATCTACGACAAACTGTTCGTCAAGCCTTACCTTGCGATCAGCCATGTACTGCGCAAAGACCCGCTCGACCAGACCATCGGTTTGATCCCGCGTGCAGCCAAAGGCGGTCACACCGCACTGAGCCGCAGCGAGACAGGGCAATTGCGTTGGTATGCAGCTTCCATGGCGGCCGGTGCCGTGCTGGTGATCGGCGCCATCGTAGTGGTAGCGGTCTGA
- the nuoJ gene encoding NADH-quinone oxidoreductase subunit J: MEFAFYFASGIAVVSTLRVITNTNPVHALLYLIISLIAVAMTFFALGAPFAGVLEVIAYAGAIMVLFVFVVMMLNLGPASVAQERVWLKPGIWLGPVVLAALLLAELLYVLFAHQSGQAIGHTTVDAKAVGVSLFGPYLLVVELASMLLLAAAITAFHLGRNEAKEQ, from the coding sequence ATGGAATTCGCTTTCTATTTCGCATCGGGTATCGCGGTTGTGTCCACGCTTCGCGTGATCACCAACACCAACCCCGTGCACGCCCTGCTCTACCTGATCATTTCGCTGATCGCCGTGGCCATGACCTTTTTCGCACTCGGCGCACCGTTCGCCGGTGTGCTGGAAGTGATCGCCTACGCCGGCGCCATCATGGTGCTGTTCGTGTTCGTGGTGATGATGCTCAACCTGGGGCCGGCTTCGGTCGCCCAGGAACGCGTCTGGCTCAAGCCCGGCATCTGGCTCGGCCCGGTTGTGCTGGCGGCGCTGCTGCTGGCTGAACTGCTGTATGTGCTGTTCGCTCACCAGAGCGGCCAGGCCATCGGCCACACCACCGTGGACGCGAAAGCCGTGGGCGTCAGCCTGTTCGGCCCGTACCTGCTGGTGGTCGAACTGGCTTCGATGCTGCTGCTCGCCGCAGCCATCACGGCCTTCCACTTGGGCCGCAACGAAGCCAAGGAGCAATGA
- a CDS encoding DNA-binding transcriptional regulator has product MKREIFSELVEGFDALADERQGKITLRTHKVHLNKLAPLTADEVIAVRQQLNLSRSVFAMYLRTNTRTLENWEQGRAKPNAQAVTLIRLVARFPETVAQLAVLS; this is encoded by the coding sequence ATGAAACGTGAAATCTTTTCCGAACTGGTCGAAGGCTTCGACGCCTTGGCGGACGAACGTCAGGGCAAGATCACCCTGCGCACCCACAAAGTCCACCTCAACAAACTGGCGCCGCTCACTGCCGACGAAGTGATCGCAGTGCGTCAGCAACTCAACCTTTCCCGGTCGGTATTTGCCATGTATCTGCGTACCAATACCCGCACCCTGGAGAATTGGGAGCAAGGACGAGCAAAACCAAACGCACAGGCCGTTACGCTGATCCGCTTGGTGGCGCGCTTTCCGGAAACCGTGGCGCAACTCGCTGTATTGAGTTGA